A section of the [Limnothrix rosea] IAM M-220 genome encodes:
- the tadA gene encoding tRNA adenosine(34) deaminase TadA — MISQAEYDRHLYWMNKAIALAKIAGKSGEIPVGAVIIDNKNQPIAQSANRKEKNHDPTAHAEILAIRAAAQHHQNWHLNNCTLYVTLEPCPMCAGAILHARLKTVVYGTDDPKTGVLRSVANFPDATFSNHRPEIIGGIASSDCRQLLQTWFMKTRQSCSNIQHKWVT; from the coding sequence ATGATTTCCCAAGCAGAATATGACCGCCATCTCTATTGGATGAATAAGGCGATCGCCCTTGCCAAAATTGCCGGAAAATCCGGGGAAATCCCAGTGGGAGCAGTAATCATTGACAACAAAAATCAACCTATCGCCCAAAGCGCCAACCGCAAAGAAAAAAACCACGACCCCACAGCCCACGCAGAAATTTTAGCAATCCGTGCCGCTGCCCAACACCACCAAAATTGGCACTTAAACAACTGCACCCTTTACGTCACCCTTGAGCCCTGCCCCATGTGCGCTGGTGCCATTCTCCATGCTCGCCTAAAAACCGTTGTTTACGGCACAGACGATCCCAAAACAGGAGTTTTACGTAGCGTCGCCAATTTCCCAGATGCAACCTTCTCAAATCACCGCCCCGAAATCATCGGCGGGATCGCCTCATCCGACTGCCGTCAACTTCTCCAGACCTGGTTTATGAAGACTCGACAAAGTTGCAGCAACATACAGCACAAATGGGTAACTTAG
- the grxC gene encoding glutaredoxin 3: MFDWLNPLFGKSAEGINAKVEIYTWQTCPYCIAAKLLLFFKGVHFTEYKIDRNAQARDKMADRSNGKRSVPQIFINNNHIGGCTDLFELDKQGELSTLLAQ; encoded by the coding sequence ATGTTTGATTGGCTCAATCCGTTATTCGGTAAAAGTGCAGAAGGCATCAACGCAAAGGTCGAAATTTATACCTGGCAAACCTGTCCATACTGCATTGCCGCAAAACTTTTATTATTTTTTAAAGGCGTTCATTTCACAGAATACAAAATTGACAGGAACGCCCAGGCCCGCGACAAGATGGCAGACCGCTCTAACGGCAAACGTTCTGTCCCGCAGATTTTTATTAACAATAATCATATTGGTGGCTGCACCGATTTGTTTGAACTGGACAAACAGGGAGAATTATCGACACTTCTAGCCCAATGA